Proteins encoded within one genomic window of Fragaria vesca subsp. vesca linkage group LG1, FraVesHawaii_1.0, whole genome shotgun sequence:
- the LOC101307049 gene encoding stachyose synthase-like, with translation MAPPNDPISPVFNALQSQSSGKYFDLSNGKLSVKGVPLLSEVPSNVTFSHFHPAYQSSDAPLPLLQRVRASSCKGAFLGFNKEGPSDRQLNSLGKLINRDFLSIFRFKTWWSTMWVGNSGSNLQMETQWVLLDVPEIKSYVIIIPIIEGSFRSALHPGSDDHVMICAESGSSAVKASHFGAVAYVHVSDNPYNLMKEAYSALRVHLNTFRLLEEKTVPNLVNKFGWCTWDAFYLAVEPVGVWHGVKEFFEGGVSPRFLIIDDGWQSINMDDEDLKEDTKNLVLGGTQMTARLYRFEECKKFRNYKGGTMLGPDAPSFDPNKPKLLIAKAIEIEHAEKDRDKALQSGITDLSLFETKIQKLKTELNEIIGGGESSASNESCGSCSCSDKNYGMKAFTGDLRTKFKGLDDIYVWHALCGAWGGVRPGSTHLSSKIIPCKVSPGLDGTMTDLAVVKIVEGGIGLVHPDQADSFYDSLHSYLSEVGITGVKVDVIHTLEYVSEEYGGRVELAKAYYKGLTHSLQKNFNGTGLIASMQQCNDFFFLGTKQISIGRVGDDFWFQDPNGDPMGVYWLQGVHMIHCAYNSMWMGQMIQPDWDMFQSDHICAKFHAGSRAICGGPVYVSDSVSGHDFDLIKKLVFPDGTIPKCQHFALPTRDCLFKNPLFDDKTVLKIWNFNKYGGVLGAFNCQGAGWDPKEQRIKGHSECYKPISCSLHVSEIEWDQKTEAAHLGEAEEYVVYLTEAKELRLMTPKSDAIQIVIQPSSFELLSFVPVRKLGRSINFAPIGLTNMFNCGGTLQELEYKTTAVESSAMIKVKGGGHFLAYSSESPKKCCLNGAEVAFEWSADGKLNLSVPWIEQAAGISDVLFAF, from the exons ATGGCACCTCCTAATGATCCTATCAGTCCAGTTTTCAATGCGTTGCAGTCCCAGAGTTCTGGAAAATACTTTGACCTCTCTAATGGAAAGCTCAGTGTCAAAGGTGTTCCATTGCTCTCTGAAGTTCCAAGCAATGTAACTTTCAGCCACTTCCACCCTGCTTACCAATCTTCTGATGCTCCACTTCCTCTGCTCCAACGGGTTCGTGCCTCGTCCTGCAAGGGTGCTTTCCTTGGATTCAACAAGGAGGGTCCCTCGGATAGGCAACTCAACTCTTTGGGGAAACTCATTAACAGAGATTTCCTTAGCATCTTTAGGTTCAAGACATGGTGGTCTACTATGTGGGTGGGAAACTCTGGTTCAAACTTGCAGATGGAAACCCAATGGGTTCTCTTAGACGTCCCAGAGATCAAGTCATATGTTATAATCATACCCATCATTGAAGGCAGTTTCAGGTCTGCTCTGCATCCTGGCAGTGATGACCATGTCATGATCTGCGCTGAGAGTGGCTCTAGTGCAGTGAAAGCATCACATTTCGGTGCCGTTGCTTATGTTCATGTTTCTGATAATCCTTACAACTTGATGAAGGAAGCTTACAGTGCTCTCAGAGTCCATCTCAATACTTTTAGGCTCTTGGAAGAGAAGACAGTGCCAAATCTAGTTAACAAATTTGGTTGGTGCACTTGGGATGCATTCTACTTAGCTGTAGAACCTGTTGGTGTCTGGCATGGTGTGAAAGAATTTTTTGAAGGCGGTGTGTCACCGCGGTTCCTCATCATTGATGATGGTTGGCAGAGCATCAATATGGATGATGAGGACCTCAAGGAGGACACAAAAAATTTAGTTCTTGGTGGGACTCAAATGACTGCTAGGCTTTACAGGTTTGAGGAGTGCAAGAAGTTCAGGAACTACAAAGGTGGGACGATGTTGGGTCCTGATGCCCCTTCCTTTGATCCCAACAAGCCAAAACTGTTGATTGCCAAGGCAATTGAAATAGAGCATGCTGAGAAGGACCGCGACAAGGCCCTTCAATCTGGAATCACCGACTTGTCTTTGTTTGAAACAAAAATTCAGAAGCTGAAGACAGAGTTGAATGAGATCATTGGTGGAGGAGAAAGCAGTGCTAGTAATGAAAGCTGTGGAAGCTGCTCTTGCAGTGACAAAAACTATGGAATGAAGGCTTTCACGGGTGACTTGAGAACCAAGTTTAAAGGTTTAGATGATATATACGTATGGCATGCTCTTTGTGGTGCCTGGGGTGGTGTTAGACCAGGTTCAACTCATCTCAGTTCGAAGATCATTCCTTGCAAAGTCTCTCCTGGACTAGATGGGACGATGACTGATCTCGCTGTGGTGAAAATTGTTGAGGGCGGAATTGGGCTTGTTCATCCTGATCAAGCTGATAGTTTCTACGACTCCTTGCACTCATATCTTTCTGAAGTCGGTATCACTGGAGTCAAAGTGGATGTTATTCAT ACGCTTGAATATGTATCAGAGGAATATGGAGGCCGTGTGGAGCTTGCAAAAGCTTATTACAAGGGGCTGACTCATTCTCTTCAGAAGAACTTCAATGGGACCGGACTTATTGCTAGCATGCAGCAATGCAACGACTTCTTCTTTCTTGGCACAAAGCAAATATCTATTGGAAGAGTCG GTGACGATTTTTGGTTTCAGGATCCGAATGGAGATCCAATGGGAGTCTACTGGTTACAAGGAGTTCATATGATCCACTGCGCCTACAACAGCATGTGGATGGGTCAGATGATACAGCCTGATTGGGATATGTTTCAATCAGACCATATATGTGCTAAATTTCATGCAGGCTCTAGAGCAATCTGTGGTGGTCCGGTTTATGTGAGTGACTCAGTTTCAGGGCATGATTTCGATCTCATTAAGAAGCTTGTTTTCCCTGATGGTACCATTCCCAAGTGCCAGCATTTTGCCCTCCCAACCAGGGACTGCCTCTTTAAAAACCCTTTATTTGATGATAAGACTGTCCTTAAAATTTGGAACTTCAACAAG TATGGTGGTGTGCTTGGAGCTTTCAATTGTCAAGGGGCTGGTTGGGACCCCAAAGAGCAGAGGATCAAAGGCCACTCAGAATGCTACAAGCCAATCTCTTGTTCGTTACATGTTTCTGAGATCGAATGGGACCAAAAGACTGAAGCAGCACATTTGGGAGAGGCTGAAGAGTATGTTGTCTATCTCACCGAGGCTAAGGAGCTCCGCCTAATGACCCCTAAGTCTGATGCCATTCAAATCGTCATCCAACCATCTTCGTTTGAGCTTTTGAGCTTTGTGCCGGTTAGAAAGCTAGGCCGGAGCATCAACTTCGCGCCAATCGGACTTACAAATATGTTCAACTGTGGAGGCACACTCCAAGAGTTGGAGTACAAAACTACTGCGGTCGAGTCTAGTGCCATGATCAAAGTTAAAGGTGGAGGCCATTTCCTGGCCTACTCAAGTGAGTCACCAAAGAAATGTTGTTTGAATGGTGCGGAGGTAGCTTTTGAGTGGTCTGCTGATGGCAAATTGAACTTGAGTGTCCCTTGGATTGAACAAGCTGCTGGCATTTCTGATGTGCTGTTTGCATTTTGA